From one Bacillus sp. FJAT-42376 genomic stretch:
- the pilM gene encoding pilus assembly protein PilM, translated as MKLSLFRPRASVANLLFTDYSIQYLELKSLDPLEISGFGEHFLPEGIISNGRIQDYDKLSLILEECKQEWSLKRKKIRFIVPDSFVVVKKIEVPDDILEDEMKGYLYTELGNSIHLPFEDPIFDVQIIDRSGKSRDVYLFAAPEAAVQDYVRFLDQHRLLAAVADISPLCLFRLHNKLQGNKPGLVSSLLIQTNMKSVTFSIFKQDELLMMRSLPIAVQIKDWDCQYLSASGEYFKLTHKTQTNEEVLSVFEDSLREIERVMNFYQYTLNEGKRKIDRVFLAGDHPLMKELSEKITAAAGMPVASILKESIYTLSNEALPGKFDVLLGLALKEVE; from the coding sequence ATGAAACTCTCTCTATTCCGTCCCAGAGCATCTGTAGCCAATTTGCTTTTTACCGACTATTCTATTCAATACCTTGAGCTCAAGTCTTTAGATCCTTTGGAAATCAGCGGATTTGGAGAGCACTTTCTTCCAGAAGGGATCATTAGCAACGGCCGGATTCAGGATTATGATAAGCTTTCCCTGATTCTTGAAGAATGCAAGCAGGAATGGTCGCTTAAACGGAAAAAAATTAGATTTATTGTACCGGACTCATTTGTTGTTGTGAAAAAAATAGAAGTTCCAGATGATATTCTAGAAGATGAGATGAAGGGATATTTATACACAGAGCTTGGAAATAGCATTCATCTCCCTTTTGAAGATCCTATATTTGACGTGCAGATTATTGACCGTTCCGGTAAAAGCAGGGATGTTTATTTATTTGCAGCTCCAGAAGCAGCGGTTCAGGATTACGTCAGGTTTTTAGATCAGCATCGTTTATTGGCTGCTGTGGCCGATATCTCCCCGCTCTGTTTATTTCGACTTCATAACAAATTGCAGGGAAATAAACCTGGTTTAGTAAGCAGCCTCCTCATTCAAACCAATATGAAATCAGTGACGTTCTCGATTTTCAAGCAGGATGAATTGCTCATGATGAGAAGTCTTCCGATTGCTGTTCAGATTAAGGATTGGGATTGTCAATATTTATCCGCATCTGGTGAGTATTTTAAACTTACCCATAAAACTCAGACCAATGAGGAAGTCTTATCCGTTTTTGAAGACAGTCTGCGTGAGATTGAACGGGTTATGAATTTTTATCAATATACTCTCAATGAGGGCAAACGCAAAATTGATAGAGTCTTCTTGGCGGGTGACCATCCTTTAATGAAGGAGCTTTCAGAAAAAATTACGGCTGCAGCAGGAATGCCTGTTGCGAGTATTTTAAAAGAGTCGATTTATACACTATCAAATGAGGCATTGCCCGGGAAATTTGACGTTTTGCTAGGTCTTGCGCTAAAAGAGGTGGAATAG
- a CDS encoding A24 family peptidase, whose product MILPFIIHTYLFILGAVLGSFFNVVGIRVPEGQSIVRPRSACPGCSHQLSAKELVPIFSYLFQKGACANCRKPISPIYPLMELLTAILFTISPLLVGWSKELTVALTLISLCSIIMISDIRYMIIPDKVLLVFLPLLLIERIFIPLHPWWDPIAGLLLGVFIPFVIILASRGGMGAGDMKLLGVLGAALGWKLVLLAFFLSTLFGTVAGLFGMAAGKVKRGKPFPFGPFIVLGALVSYFWGERLIDWYVSVFIFF is encoded by the coding sequence ATGATTCTCCCATTCATCATCCATACATATCTCTTTATCCTTGGAGCGGTTCTTGGTTCTTTCTTTAATGTTGTCGGTATTCGTGTTCCTGAAGGACAATCCATTGTCCGTCCCCGTTCGGCTTGTCCAGGCTGCAGTCATCAGCTGTCTGCGAAGGAATTAGTGCCGATTTTCTCCTATTTATTTCAAAAGGGTGCTTGTGCAAACTGCAGAAAACCGATTTCACCTATTTATCCACTTATGGAACTTCTTACGGCTATTCTTTTCACGATATCACCGCTTTTGGTGGGATGGTCAAAGGAATTGACGGTCGCTCTAACTCTTATCTCTCTATGCTCAATTATTATGATATCTGACATCCGCTATATGATCATACCGGATAAAGTGCTGCTTGTTTTTCTCCCGCTTTTATTAATTGAGCGAATTTTTATTCCTCTCCATCCTTGGTGGGATCCGATTGCGGGTCTCCTGTTAGGCGTTTTTATCCCGTTCGTCATTATCCTTGCAAGCCGGGGAGGTATGGGAGCGGGGGATATGAAGCTGCTTGGTGTGCTTGGAGCAGCACTTGGATGGAAGCTCGTTCTTCTCGCATTCTTTCTTTCCACGCTTTTTGGGACTGTTGCCGGTTTGTTCGGAATGGCGGCTGGAAAAGTAAAGAGGGGAAAGCCTTTTCCTTTCGGACCATTTATTGTTCTAGGGGCCCTTGTTTCTTATTTCTGGGGTGAAAGATTGATAGACTGGTATGTATCGGTATTCATATTCTTTTAA
- a CDS encoding prepilin-type N-terminal cleavage/methylation domain-containing protein, with the protein MFKKMFKNQRGLTLIELLAVVVILGIIAAIAIPAIGGIISNSKKDAHIANAQQMANSARMHIAANKLEVPTTISLQSLLDDGQIEDIKNPSGKGYNLTSSVVAVTKNTNTKALEFRVTLISDATANPPTYINAKEVKTLTREDITSP; encoded by the coding sequence ATGTTTAAAAAAATGTTTAAGAATCAGCGCGGTTTGACACTGATTGAATTGTTGGCTGTTGTCGTTATCCTTGGAATTATCGCTGCAATCGCTATTCCGGCAATCGGCGGAATTATTAGTAATTCAAAGAAGGATGCACATATTGCAAACGCACAGCAGATGGCTAACTCTGCAAGAATGCACATTGCCGCAAACAAGCTGGAAGTTCCTACTACTATTTCATTGCAGTCTCTATTAGATGATGGACAAATTGAAGATATTAAAAATCCAAGTGGTAAAGGATACAATCTAACAAGTTCCGTTGTTGCGGTTACTAAAAATACAAATACAAAGGCCCTTGAGTTTAGAGTTACACTGATTAGCGATGCTACAGCCAACCCGCCTACGTACATTAATGCAAAAGAAGTAAAAACACTCACTAGAGAAGACATTACGAGCCCATAA
- a CDS encoding type II secretion system F family protein — protein MGRYQYEGRDKKGKVSGKLTAPSKREAVLKLGESNIRVTKLNEVPETFLTKDISIGNPVKLQDFVIFLRQFSTLLKAGISVVDSTNILAKQTESKPLRRALEQMEEDMRSGNPLSAASSKHSKIFSGMFVNMIRAGEASGNMDETLERLAEHYEKQNRTKQKIQSALAYPMAVAVVAVGVVIFLLLSVVPTFVTMFEGFGAELPVITQVVLNASNFMQVYWWVLLILFALLTAAFLVMRKTPATRYYLDLVALKLPVFGKMIQKAVLARMTRTLSSLFSSSVPILQAMGIVEKVVENEVIAKVIAESKISLENGYSITDPMRKHWAFPPLITQMIAIGEETGSLDSMLGKVADFYEEEVETSTDRLKSIIEPLMIVLLAGIVGTIVIAIIVPMFDIFNHVK, from the coding sequence ATGGGAAGATATCAATATGAAGGCCGCGACAAGAAGGGCAAAGTGAGCGGGAAACTGACCGCTCCGTCTAAAAGAGAAGCTGTTTTGAAGCTTGGTGAGTCAAATATCAGGGTTACGAAGCTAAACGAAGTACCGGAAACCTTTTTGACTAAGGACATCAGCATCGGCAACCCAGTTAAGCTTCAGGATTTCGTCATTTTTCTGCGTCAATTCTCTACGCTTCTGAAAGCGGGAATATCAGTTGTTGACTCAACAAACATTCTCGCAAAGCAAACCGAAAGCAAGCCGCTTCGAAGAGCCCTTGAGCAGATGGAGGAAGATATGAGGTCAGGAAATCCTCTATCTGCCGCATCGTCCAAGCACAGCAAAATATTCTCGGGTATGTTTGTTAATATGATTCGAGCTGGTGAAGCGAGTGGAAACATGGATGAGACGCTTGAAAGGCTTGCTGAACACTATGAAAAACAAAACAGGACAAAGCAGAAAATCCAGTCCGCACTTGCCTATCCAATGGCCGTTGCTGTGGTTGCGGTTGGAGTAGTAATTTTCCTGCTGTTATCTGTTGTGCCTACGTTTGTTACGATGTTTGAAGGGTTTGGGGCAGAGCTTCCTGTTATTACGCAGGTTGTGCTCAATGCCAGTAATTTTATGCAGGTTTACTGGTGGGTATTGCTCATTCTATTCGCCCTTTTAACAGCAGCCTTTTTAGTTATGAGGAAAACCCCAGCAACTCGCTACTATCTGGATTTAGTGGCCTTAAAGCTGCCGGTTTTCGGGAAAATGATTCAAAAAGCTGTCCTGGCCCGAATGACAAGAACCTTGAGCTCTCTTTTTTCAAGCTCGGTCCCGATTCTGCAAGCTATGGGCATCGTTGAAAAAGTTGTGGAAAATGAAGTCATTGCAAAAGTCATTGCCGAATCAAAAATATCACTGGAAAATGGCTACTCCATAACGGATCCGATGCGTAAGCACTGGGCTTTCCCCCCGCTGATCACACAAATGATCGCAATCGGCGAAGAAACCGGTTCACTTGATTCAATGCTCGGGAAAGTAGCCGACTTTTATGAAGAGGAAGTGGAAACCAGTACAGACCGACTAAAATCAATTATTGAACCCCTAATGATCGTACTTCTGGCTGGAATTGTAGGTACAATAGTCATAGCGATAATAGTCCCGATGTTTGATATTTTTAATCATGTCAAGTAA
- a CDS encoding type IV pilus twitching motility protein PilT, giving the protein MKNQIDSILTTAYERQASDIHLSVGVPPVLRINGDLVKMGDKPLMPADTEGMAKAIISKTKWVLFEEKGELDFSYGIPGISRFRINAFRQRSCISLSIRIVPRTIPSIDSMELPPILKDMVDKPHGLLLVTGPTGSGKSTTLAAMIDYMNKTIRKHIITLEDPIEYLHKHQKCVVEQREVGFDTTTFAAGLKAALRQDPDVILVGELRDLETIHTAITAAETGHLVLATLHTSSASTTIDRMIDVFPANQQPQIRLQIASVLIGVVSQRLFPTANRKGRRAVTEILLNNSAVANLIRNEKTHQIPSVIQTSRAQGMHSFQSKLEEFVKSGIIEMETALPYMQGAVE; this is encoded by the coding sequence ATGAAAAATCAAATTGATTCCATTTTAACAACTGCCTACGAACGCCAGGCGTCTGATATTCATTTATCTGTTGGCGTGCCACCTGTCCTTCGAATAAATGGAGACTTGGTTAAAATGGGGGATAAACCTCTAATGCCGGCTGATACGGAAGGTATGGCCAAAGCGATCATTTCGAAAACAAAATGGGTTCTTTTTGAAGAAAAAGGGGAGCTGGACTTCTCTTACGGTATTCCCGGTATTTCAAGATTTCGGATCAATGCCTTTAGACAGAGGTCTTGCATCTCTCTCTCAATTCGAATTGTACCAAGAACTATTCCATCGATAGATTCAATGGAATTGCCTCCGATTCTAAAAGATATGGTGGATAAGCCCCATGGACTCTTGCTTGTAACCGGTCCGACAGGCAGTGGCAAGTCTACTACACTTGCTGCCATGATTGATTATATGAATAAAACAATCCGCAAACATATCATTACACTTGAAGATCCGATTGAGTATTTGCATAAGCATCAAAAATGCGTGGTTGAGCAAAGAGAAGTCGGGTTTGACACGACTACATTTGCAGCAGGGCTAAAAGCTGCATTGCGGCAGGACCCGGATGTGATTCTGGTCGGGGAGCTTCGCGATTTGGAAACCATTCATACAGCGATTACTGCTGCGGAAACCGGGCATCTGGTGCTGGCTACGCTCCATACATCGTCGGCATCTACGACCATTGACCGAATGATTGATGTGTTTCCAGCCAATCAGCAGCCGCAAATCCGGCTTCAGATTGCATCTGTACTGATCGGTGTAGTGTCTCAAAGACTATTTCCGACCGCCAACCGTAAAGGGAGAAGAGCGGTAACTGAAATATTATTGAATAATTCAGCTGTTGCCAATCTGATTCGCAATGAAAAAACACATCAAATTCCAAGTGTAATCCAGACAAGCCGTGCACAGGGAATGCATTCGTTTCAAAGCAAGCTTGAAGAATTTGTGAAAAGCGGGATTATTGAAATGGAAACCGCATTGCCATATATGCAGGGAGCGGTGGAGTAA
- a CDS encoding ATPase, T2SS/T4P/T4SS family: MNLTTTRKRLGDLLVEAGLITEEQLNQTLSEKQKGQKIGDALVERGFMTEQQLIEVLEFQLGIPHISLYRYPFDQKIMNIVPKEMAKRNLVIPLKKEGDKLFVAMADPMDFYTVDDLRLATGFQIQTAIASKDDLNKAIAKYYESDDSMSDFLDQISVEEKVEEDTITGDDSPIVRMVNQILQSAVQQKASDIHIDPHETKILIRYRVDGVLKNERTLPKHMQSVLTARIKIMSNLDITEHRVPQDGRIKTVINLNPLDLRVSTLPTVYGEKIVMRILDLGSTLNDLDKLGFNSLNLQRFNSLIEQPTGIVLITGPTGSGKSSTLYAALNRLNSEAVNIITIEDPVEYQLEGINQIQVNANVGMTFAKGLRSMLRQDPNIIMVGEIRDRETAEIAVRASLTGHLVLSTLHTNDSLGTVTRLIDMGVEPFLVASSLTGVVSQRLVRKVCRDCAEEQTVTKREAEIFARRGLRIEKTARGKGCGMCNMTGYKGRIAIHELLMIDDEMRRLILNNEPFSVLRDLAVKNKTIFLIDDGLLKVKQGLTTTEEILRVAMPE; this comes from the coding sequence ATGAATTTGACCACAACCCGTAAACGGCTAGGCGATCTTCTTGTAGAAGCCGGCCTCATCACGGAAGAACAGCTGAATCAGACTCTTTCAGAAAAGCAAAAAGGGCAGAAGATTGGGGACGCATTAGTAGAGAGAGGATTCATGACGGAACAGCAGCTGATTGAAGTGCTGGAGTTTCAGCTTGGAATTCCTCATATCAGTCTTTATAGATATCCGTTTGATCAAAAAATTATGAATATTGTCCCTAAAGAAATGGCAAAACGAAACCTGGTTATTCCTCTTAAGAAAGAGGGAGACAAGCTTTTCGTTGCCATGGCTGACCCAATGGATTTCTATACAGTGGACGATTTGCGCTTAGCGACTGGATTCCAGATTCAAACGGCGATTGCTTCCAAAGACGATCTTAATAAAGCTATTGCAAAATATTATGAATCTGATGATAGTATGTCAGACTTTTTGGATCAAATATCTGTTGAAGAAAAAGTAGAGGAAGATACGATTACCGGAGATGATTCCCCAATCGTCCGCATGGTCAATCAGATCCTGCAAAGTGCTGTTCAGCAAAAAGCAAGTGATATTCATATTGATCCGCATGAAACAAAAATATTGATCCGCTACCGTGTAGACGGGGTTCTGAAAAATGAACGGACGCTGCCAAAACACATGCAAAGCGTCCTGACAGCCAGAATAAAAATCATGTCGAATCTTGATATAACCGAGCATCGGGTTCCTCAGGATGGAAGGATAAAAACCGTTATAAACTTGAATCCATTGGATCTGCGTGTTTCTACACTTCCCACTGTTTATGGCGAGAAAATTGTTATGAGGATTTTGGATTTAGGCAGCACACTGAATGATTTGGACAAACTCGGCTTTAACAGTCTGAACCTTCAGCGATTTAATAGTCTAATCGAACAGCCGACCGGCATTGTCTTAATAACGGGGCCAACGGGATCAGGTAAATCATCCACTCTCTATGCGGCCCTTAACAGGCTTAATAGTGAGGCGGTAAATATTATTACTATTGAAGACCCTGTTGAATATCAGCTGGAAGGGATCAACCAGATCCAGGTCAATGCCAATGTGGGAATGACGTTTGCAAAAGGACTTCGATCGATGCTACGTCAGGATCCGAATATCATTATGGTCGGGGAGATCCGTGATCGCGAAACAGCAGAAATTGCTGTAAGAGCCTCGCTGACCGGGCATCTTGTGCTGAGCACGCTTCATACTAATGATTCGCTTGGTACGGTTACCCGTCTGATTGATATGGGAGTAGAACCGTTTCTGGTGGCGTCCTCCCTGACAGGCGTCGTGTCTCAGCGGCTTGTCAGGAAGGTTTGCCGGGATTGTGCAGAGGAGCAGACTGTGACAAAGCGGGAAGCAGAAATTTTTGCCCGCAGAGGACTCCGCATTGAAAAAACAGCTAGAGGCAAAGGCTGCGGGATGTGCAACATGACTGGCTATAAAGGAAGAATTGCCATCCATGAGCTTTTAATGATTGATGATGAGATGAGACGGCTCATTTTAAACAACGAACCGTTCTCTGTCCTTCGTGATTTAGCAGTGAAAAACAAAACCATCTTTTTGATTGACGACGGCCTTTTAAAAGTGAAGCAAGGGCTTACGACAACAGAAGAAATTCTCCGGGTTGCGATGCCGGAATAA
- a CDS encoding VanW family protein encodes MRNSKLLKVFLALLICTAYLTGFSYAGEAVWDYLSNGDRFKPNTQIASIDISGLPQREAAQKVEDSIKDWRSANPIKLTFLKREEILPEAAIQFKVDESVRNAADGQPSQLEVSLDSMLVDRILADLASNDAAQIDMDQIKKQLTDSVAKLEAGLHYNLEKYVAGEEQIIHEASLPVPVDDPEILKFVKSNPSIKVKALSQWSLVEQFPEATNQDSLGMIASAVFKTVLGTNFVVVERHTGVVAPPYTDPGFEAKIIPKEMDLKIFNPNQTDYTLVFEISGENLTVKISGKPLLYKYEPVIPEPEYFPFKQIIRYNTSLSVGEEKKIRDGADGILVKVTRRITDHQGYPQGIEEIAEDFYPPIHEILEKRYYQPIEVVDEVINNLLNPVTGLPEGVAVPAGPLNPDSLPATEEQQPPASASEQPADETNQSEEEKAVPAENTQPEKLPEALGENTASEKEPIEK; translated from the coding sequence GTGAGAAACTCAAAGCTTTTAAAGGTATTCCTCGCCCTCCTTATTTGTACCGCCTATTTGACTGGGTTTTCCTATGCAGGTGAAGCTGTGTGGGATTACCTGAGTAATGGTGACCGGTTTAAACCTAACACGCAAATTGCCTCCATAGATATATCGGGTCTGCCTCAAAGAGAAGCAGCACAAAAAGTAGAGGACTCCATAAAGGATTGGCGCAGTGCTAATCCAATAAAGCTGACTTTCCTCAAGCGGGAAGAAATTCTTCCGGAAGCAGCCATTCAATTTAAAGTAGATGAAAGTGTTCGCAATGCAGCAGATGGCCAGCCTTCCCAGCTTGAAGTTTCTTTGGACAGCATGCTCGTTGATCGTATTTTAGCTGATTTAGCTTCAAATGACGCCGCTCAAATTGATATGGACCAAATTAAAAAGCAGTTAACAGATTCAGTTGCAAAGCTTGAAGCTGGACTGCACTATAATTTAGAAAAATATGTTGCAGGTGAAGAGCAGATTATTCACGAGGCAAGTTTGCCTGTCCCTGTTGACGATCCGGAAATACTCAAGTTTGTCAAATCCAATCCTTCAATAAAAGTGAAAGCATTATCCCAATGGTCCCTAGTGGAGCAATTCCCCGAAGCAACTAACCAAGATTCGCTCGGAATGATCGCTTCAGCTGTTTTTAAAACGGTGCTTGGAACAAATTTTGTTGTTGTAGAAAGGCACACAGGAGTAGTTGCCCCGCCTTACACCGATCCGGGATTTGAGGCAAAGATTATCCCTAAAGAAATGGATTTAAAAATTTTTAACCCAAATCAGACAGATTACACTCTCGTTTTTGAAATTTCTGGAGAGAACCTGACGGTTAAGATATCCGGGAAACCTCTTTTATACAAATATGAACCGGTTATTCCGGAACCTGAGTATTTCCCTTTTAAACAAATTATTCGTTACAATACTTCTCTTTCTGTAGGTGAAGAGAAAAAAATCCGCGATGGTGCCGATGGAATTTTAGTGAAAGTGACAAGACGGATAACGGACCATCAAGGTTATCCGCAGGGGATTGAAGAAATCGCAGAAGATTTTTATCCTCCAATTCATGAAATTCTTGAAAAGCGCTATTATCAGCCGATTGAAGTAGTAGATGAGGTTATTAATAATTTATTAAATCCTGTGACGGGTTTACCTGAAGGGGTCGCTGTGCCAGCAGGGCCTTTGAACCCTGACAGCCTGCCGGCTACAGAAGAACAGCAGCCCCCTGCAAGTGCAAGTGAGCAGCCTGCTGATGAAACAAATCAGTCTGAGGAAGAGAAAGCTGTTCCAGCTGAAAATACGCAGCCTGAAAAGCTGCCGGAAGCACTTGGTGAAAATACTGCTTCAGAAAAAGAGCCCATTGAAAAATAA
- a CDS encoding PRC-barrel domain-containing protein has product MKKSIEIVGLPIVCITEGTEAGEVKSLVINPEKGTVDFLTVEHAEWQVSVKAIPFKKIVGIGEYAVTIESENSIIDLNEIPIANQLVNKRIKINDTRVMTRKGQLLGEAKEFFVDEDNGLILGLQIGHKEKQVTIASSDVMTFGKDILVVKEDVHFHSAPEELAGQNAVEPEEIVAITIPVSEMPAPAPAEPEIVSEPVFTHEPKSMGYASQPMNDIKEKQLQLLEGKRVLKDIYTKSGHILVKKDSLLTAEAIRHAQEEGPGIIVELSMNVEM; this is encoded by the coding sequence ATGAAAAAAAGTATTGAAATAGTCGGATTGCCAATCGTTTGTATTACTGAAGGAACAGAGGCTGGAGAAGTGAAATCTTTGGTAATCAATCCGGAAAAGGGAACGGTTGATTTCCTTACGGTTGAACATGCAGAGTGGCAGGTAAGTGTTAAAGCGATTCCATTTAAGAAGATTGTGGGAATCGGAGAATATGCGGTAACAATTGAATCAGAAAATTCTATTATTGATTTAAACGAAATTCCCATTGCTAACCAGCTTGTGAATAAGCGGATTAAAATAAATGATACTCGTGTTATGACTCGGAAAGGCCAGTTATTAGGAGAAGCAAAGGAATTCTTTGTTGATGAGGATAACGGATTAATTCTTGGACTCCAAATCGGCCATAAGGAAAAACAGGTGACCATTGCATCAAGTGATGTAATGACCTTCGGGAAGGATATTCTTGTCGTAAAAGAGGATGTTCATTTCCATTCGGCACCAGAGGAATTGGCAGGGCAAAACGCTGTCGAGCCAGAAGAAATTGTTGCAATAACCATTCCTGTATCAGAAATGCCTGCTCCAGCTCCTGCAGAGCCTGAGATTGTGTCAGAACCTGTATTTACGCATGAGCCTAAGTCTATGGGATATGCGTCCCAGCCGATGAATGATATTAAAGAAAAACAGCTTCAGCTTCTTGAAGGCAAGAGAGTTTTAAAAGATATTTATACGAAATCGGGGCATATTCTGGTGAAAAAAGACAGCCTACTTACAGCGGAAGCGATTCGCCATGCTCAAGAAGAAGGTCCCGGAATTATTGTTGAATTATCAATGAACGTTGAAATGTGA
- a CDS encoding O-antigen ligase family protein — translation MDFISWNFILYLLAGLLIWVPVFLLIPFPLRSEGKWLITAVSFLLALLYIAGSQVMPIWQSVLVTALLLGMAAYFIHQKGAKFLAAEGYDHTDEDLYEESPFEREESNQYPEYEQFHNQNHDVKTNENEMIELDWFEEKPDDQERSLVEDESEEILETDWYIEESSSSEGEFTDKTETSVPSHSDPELLEEWFESHPDEEESGVPADEEDLNSLNGRSFLEEILENNFDQEKEENLYDNLVTEEGTSLNSISEEDAVLIKEIAPASDAGVLMELAGDLEIDFTNEEEEAEKKEAEITYEEINVFASKLEEDAVKDDLPIYDLDLDVFELITNKPISDEEELSVGKAAEEESVMAFDSDSKPAEEEFEQEEAVEEKAAELQIPELYVQDIEENTDTGDSGDAYEERELVEQPLEEAVSIQKSMPDEFLEVLYNQLLELKETTPGYEFNAIMDKVLTSTIGIREYFVFVQLYLTYLEEKGQEIEFQNVYMEAMEYLESYPYLKEQLSWTNKQQQ, via the coding sequence TTGGATTTTATTAGTTGGAATTTTATTTTGTACTTACTTGCAGGTTTGCTGATTTGGGTTCCTGTATTTCTTTTAATCCCTTTCCCATTAAGATCGGAAGGAAAGTGGCTGATTACAGCAGTTTCATTTTTATTGGCTTTGCTGTACATAGCGGGATCTCAGGTTATGCCTATATGGCAGTCTGTTCTCGTAACAGCATTATTGCTTGGAATGGCAGCCTATTTTATTCATCAAAAAGGGGCAAAATTTCTTGCTGCTGAGGGTTATGATCATACAGATGAAGATCTGTATGAAGAATCTCCTTTCGAAAGAGAAGAAAGCAATCAGTATCCTGAGTATGAGCAATTTCATAATCAGAATCATGATGTAAAAACAAACGAGAATGAAATGATTGAACTTGATTGGTTTGAAGAAAAACCTGATGATCAGGAGCGTAGCCTCGTGGAAGATGAAAGTGAAGAAATTCTTGAAACCGACTGGTATATTGAAGAATCTTCTTCAAGCGAGGGAGAATTTACTGACAAAACTGAAACTTCTGTTCCATCTCACTCTGATCCAGAGTTATTGGAAGAGTGGTTCGAGAGTCATCCTGATGAAGAGGAATCCGGTGTTCCAGCTGATGAAGAAGACTTAAATTCATTAAATGGCCGAAGCTTCTTAGAGGAGATTTTGGAAAATAATTTTGATCAGGAAAAAGAGGAGAACTTATACGATAACCTCGTTACCGAGGAGGGAACCTCTTTAAATTCTATATCAGAAGAAGATGCTGTTTTAATAAAGGAAATTGCTCCAGCAAGTGATGCTGGCGTTTTAATGGAACTTGCAGGTGATCTGGAAATAGACTTCACCAATGAAGAGGAAGAAGCAGAGAAGAAAGAAGCAGAAATAACCTACGAAGAAATAAACGTTTTTGCCTCTAAGTTAGAAGAGGATGCTGTTAAGGACGATCTTCCAATTTATGATTTGGACTTGGATGTATTTGAACTAATTACAAATAAGCCCATTTCTGACGAAGAAGAACTTTCTGTTGGAAAAGCGGCTGAAGAAGAATCTGTCATGGCATTTGATTCTGATAGTAAACCTGCTGAAGAGGAATTTGAACAAGAGGAGGCTGTTGAAGAAAAAGCAGCTGAACTGCAAATTCCTGAACTGTATGTTCAAGATATCGAAGAAAACACTGACACTGGCGATTCGGGAGATGCTTATGAAGAGCGAGAATTAGTGGAACAACCTCTTGAAGAAGCAGTATCTATTCAGAAATCGATGCCGGATGAATTTCTGGAAGTTTTATATAATCAGCTTCTAGAGTTAAAAGAAACTACTCCTGGCTATGAATTTAATGCGATAATGGATAAGGTGCTGACTTCTACTATAGGAATCCGGGAATATTTTGTTTTTGTGCAATTATATTTAACTTATTTAGAGGAAAAGGGACAGGAAATAGAATTTCAAAATGTTTACATGGAAGCAATGGAATATCTGGAATCCTATCCATACTTAAAAGAACAGCTATCCTGGACGAATAAGCAGCAACAATGA
- a CDS encoding prepilin-type N-terminal cleavage/methylation domain-containing protein, translating into MFERIISSDQKGFTLIEVLISVTIFSVLTIGMLQFFNQALNFSNKNEDKTLGIYVARNMINYMEQQSFSNINSFYVKETGATVIESPSCEKDTLADGEKVLNQTEKITLNGKETTRCALNFSPKLNNRQFSVKVEVKRHSDEKLRNSLIPVKVIVSWDNTKTQLEGYIANEKNR; encoded by the coding sequence ATGTTTGAGAGAATTATTTCTTCCGATCAAAAAGGATTTACATTAATAGAAGTGCTTATTTCCGTTACTATTTTCAGTGTCCTGACCATCGGAATGCTGCAATTTTTCAATCAGGCATTAAATTTTTCCAATAAAAATGAAGATAAAACACTTGGCATTTATGTAGCCCGAAACATGATTAATTATATGGAACAGCAAAGCTTTAGTAATATAAATAGTTTTTATGTGAAAGAGACCGGGGCAACGGTCATTGAATCCCCTTCTTGTGAAAAGGATACGCTGGCAGATGGAGAAAAGGTACTGAATCAAACAGAGAAGATCACGCTTAATGGAAAAGAAACAACAAGATGTGCATTAAATTTTTCTCCGAAATTAAATAACCGGCAGTTTTCGGTAAAGGTTGAAGTTAAAAGACATTCTGATGAAAAACTGCGGAATTCATTGATCCCCGTCAAAGTGATTGTTTCATGGGATAATACTAAAACACAGCTAGAGGGGTACATTGCCAATGAAAAAAACCGCTGA